The nucleotide sequence GTAAGGAGAAATGTGACTGTCTGTAGGGGAAAAGGAAGCAATACTAGTATTTGGGGGCATATGAGAAGGGGacaaaatacaaaccaaaaggAACAGGGTGGAGGCAGCAACACTCTTGTAACAGTAAGAAAAAGGTCACAAACCACAGATGTAGAAATGAACCATCCCGCTCCCATATAGCACTCTGTGAAGGGAACGAGTGCATTATGAGGGGATGCTTTCACCTTCTTAGGAAACATAAGGAACTGTCACATTCGGAAACAAACAAATCAACCAGACCTGTCATCAGATCTGGTACAACAAATCCTATGTCCACTTACCCTTCACATCATTGTTGCGGCATCTGGGTTAATCTGCAATGTGTAGTCACTACAAATCTTCCTGTGCTCTTTGTTTTGGCTATAACAGGGCCTTCATGTGCTGTCTGCTCACAGATATATCAATACCAATTTGTAATAAGCTATTTGTCAAAGAACACAAACCAAGCCAAACCAAAAACACcaacagcaaaaacatttcttcttgttttagaGATTGCCCCTCCATTCAGGCTCTGGCTGCTGACAGTATTTTATGCTAAGAACATGGAATTCACTggagcaaacacacacaaaaaagaagaaataaaggaaaagtcCAAGGATTCTTGAAGAAAGTAAAGTCAGTAACAGACAGGAGAAAAATCACAGCCCTACATTAGGCAGCCATGGCCATACATTCCACTCCTGACACCACTGGGTGAAACTTGCTACCTcaagtttattttccttgaattataaaaaaagctttttttgtatATCAAGCAGCAAACACTGTACTCTCCACAAGCAggacaaaatatttaataatttcaattaaattagCAAATGGCAGAAAATTAAGCAATATTCCAAGCATTTCAGTGTGTTGTACAGGGCTACTTCCAGTGGATCTAAATGCATGAAAAGACTGTTCCACCTTGAACCACTGGATGAATGCACAGGGTACTTTAATCATAAACCCTTGTGCTTCTGGCAGCGATGGGTGCAAAGCCCATTGTGGGCTTTTACTAATGCTATTAACATGTTAATAGCAGCAATCTGAACTGCTCAGGGTGTCTTAGTAGAAACAGTTATGCATTGCATTTActaatatttcagtattttagcaGTCTTTGACCTATTTCTTGGCCTTCATAGTATCAAGGTACATCAATATTTGAGAGAGAgataagctgctgcttcttccatgcTCAGCTACAGATCTGTAAGTCTTGAACGAGAATTCTAGTCATCTTACCCTAATGCAGTCAGAACTAGCCTACAATGAAGAacgctaaaaaaacccaacctaacaTCTTAACGTTTCAGGTCTTGAGAACCTCATGCTCTAGCTATGAATTCACCACCAAATTACCTagtttgacattttaaataacTTCACACTGATCCATGAACCTTATTAGGTACTATCTTGCATTACTGGGAAAGAATTATAACCTTGATATCATAATCATTGCTGCACTTCTCCACTCTTACTCTATTGGGTAAGTCTTCTCTCAAGTTCTCAGTATCACTAACAAAACAGCTCCAGAGGGGTTAAAAGCAGTTGAAAAACAACTGCAGACAGGCTGGTGCTGTTCAACAAAATTAAGTCATGTCCAATGAATAGAGCTGATTAAGAATAAATGACAGACTGCTGGTAGCTTCTCTACACTGTCCCACACTAACACTGCTAGAATtttaatgagaagtaaaacaagAGTCTAAGCAGCATATAatatccttttttccttccctaggAATAAGAAAGTAGGTTCTACCTATTTAGGTAACAACTTTGCTCAAAGAGATTCATTGACGTGTGATCAGATAAGTGCCTTAGATGAACAGGAGACATCACTGGAAGGTTTAACAAGGACATTCTCAGTAAGAACTGCATAGGATATAGATCTTGTTTCCAACACTGCCCTGCCAGATCCCCAGATCCAATGATCCTTAGAATAAACTGCAAGATAAACATCTCCCTCTAGACATACATCATTCCTGTCCGGGCGAGGGGAGAGGTCATTATCAAATCTGAAGCAAGGTCATATCTCTAGGAAAGTTACTGAACACCAGTTAGTTATGTCTTTGAAATGCAGGCAGGCTGTACTccagagaaaaccagaaaaaattgAGTCAACTTTTAAACACATTCTGAAAATGCAATTTGATCTAACTTTAACCACTTTTCAGCAGTTAACTATATTTTATGTTAAACAATCACCTATAAGAGACAAGTTTTATAGGCAACCTTAAGTTGACTGCAGGAACAACCCCAGCCTAACAAGCAAGTTATCACAAATTATATATGAATTTGTGGCCTGCATCATGCAGAGGTTCCAGCCACTTGATAACAGTCCTACCCAGCCTTCAAAACGATGGCTTGTTTCACTACTGCATTAACTGCAAAATTACAAGGGTATCCAACAACTGAAGAGGAATGATTAAAACTGGAAAATGGAAGTATTACATAGTAATATTGTACAAGGCAGTATTTTAGGAGAAATGATAAAAGTCTGTAGGACAAATACAATTAAAACAACCTCTTTTTATTCTAAAAACTAAATTGATAAAATCCAGCTGGGATCATATCTGCCCGTAACTGTTCGGGCTAAGTAATCTGTATTAAAAACATATTCTATTACATCTAGAAGTGCTTCATGCTTTGTTAACAGTTCCTTTTAGCTAAActctaataaatatttaatcacaCTCAGCACATCAGTTTTTATAGGACAGAGATCAACTAAGAGACATAGAATTAAATAAAGAACAATTATTTCATAACGAAAGctttccctctccccaccaaTTACTACTTTTGACTTGACATACAAAAGCACCTGATACACCATACATAAAATCATTACAAAATTACTCCATGCAAGCGATTTCTCAAAAACATTTGAAACTACTAGTCCCCCCGCAAGAACCAATAACTTAGTGATGGCAGATAGAGAATCAGGACAttatttatacagaaaataagaaacattaGAACGAGACAGCTATATGCAGCTCTAAGTTTTGTATCTGGACAATAAAAATGCAACTTATCTGCTTATTTCACAAGCTTGCCACATATTGCCAGGGATCATTTTATCATCTTTATTATATACTAAAATAACTGCTGATTGATTTTAGATTTAAAATGGAAGCATGCAACTATAAGAGAAAAATCATGTAAACAAAGCAATGCTGGGAAACATAATAGAAACAAGGAGTTATATGTATAGATATGTATAGATAATGTAACTGCATTAGTTtacatagcaaaaaaagaaattccagacaatttatttttccccattcatCTAGAATTTAAAACAAGTCTACTaatagagatggaaaagaaatctcCATGTAAATTCAGTAATACTTTCAAGGGATATATAATGGTCAAGAAAGACAACTTGACCCTAAAATTACATCATCAAAATCAGCTGCAGAGTCCACACTAAATAGCTTCCCTTTCTTTACTTTCAGGGGTCCAAGGAAGTGACAGTATGCATTTACTGTTGATCTACCTTCTAATTCCTCATCTTTCACTGAAGTGAAAGCAATACTACATAGTTGTCATGAACTTAAAATCCAGAAGTCAGTCTGACTGCATTTTACTTCTCTTAATGTAGCAAAATACAAAGTCCATGGCAGAAAATGTACTCTAAAACTAAACCAGAAAACAGGAGGGACTGGACTCAGTGTCTCAACATATAGCCCTAATTCCTTGTCAAGCAAatctttattactattttaagtttttaatggtaaaaaaaacaaacacaaacccccccaaaaccccacaggcTGGCACtcacagcaggagcagaagcaagggggggggggcaggggtagTAGGTAAGGAGAATGAAAGAGACtcgattttttttgttttagtccaAGTTACATCACTTCCACTTTTAAGGGATTATCCAGAATGCAAATGAAGTGATGACAGTTATGCTAGTTTCTAATTTGACAAGGATAGGAGGAAAAGAAACCGATAATTTCCACAAAGACAAGGATTAGAGCTATGACTTCCTTTTCTCAAAACACCTCAAACACATTACATGGtgtttttcagtttctgaggTAAGGCCATTACACATATTCCATATTTGTACCGGATCTAACACAACAGATTACCAAGCCACCCCAGAGTCAGAAAGAAGCAACTCCATCCTACACACACCTTCAAATATGTTAGATTACATGCTGCAAGTTCCCTCTGTCAGTATTAGGTTCAGGTCCCTAACTACTGTAGGACCAGGattcttgcattttgttttgtacaCAGATGCTATAAATACTGTTACAGAGGATAAATCCAAAACCTGTACAGCATTCAGGCAACGTGGGAaagaaaagcacagcagaaaaaaataggagGCAAACCGTTCTTAGAACAGAGCACCCCTTCACAAACGGCTTTTGCTTCTTCACAGATTAACGCATTGGATTTCCATTTGAACAACCAAAAGCTTGGAAgcatgtggtttgtttttttttttttttttaagttggtgCCCAGTGTTTATCTGATTGCCTAAGATTTCATTTTCATGGTCCAATTGCCTAAGTGCCAAGGTTTAtcactgctgcttttgtgccCATTTACTCAGGTTAActtggcatttgtcttcccacacCTGAAAGAGTCGCACTGAGAAGCTCTGTCACACTtgtatcttttaaaagcaaagagatgCTGAGAGTACCTGCTATCCATGCCCTCAGAACTGAGTAGTTGTCAGCCACTTAATatcctacaatttttttttgaggATCCAACAGCTGTACTGAAATATAAACAGCTCAAACACACtgtaaaatttaacagaaattcCCCTCAAACATTCAGAAGCATCATCACTAACACTGAAATAACTTATGCAAACAAGATACCAAAACATTATATGGAAGCAATGCTGCTGAGCACTTAAGATTGCTGCCCACAGAGACAGGTAAGTGTTTAAATATTACTAGATTTACCGGGCTGCACTATTGCCACTACAACTTCTTATGCTTTGGTTAAGTTAACCAACACATAAGgagagcggggaaaaaaaaaaacccaaaaacaaaccaccaaaaaaacgaCCAACCCTGCAATGAACAGTTACTGAAGCCACAGGTACAATTTGTTTTGTAATACAGTTCTCACAGCCTACATTTTgctaggaaagaaaaacaatgcgGCATTCCATTATCCACAGGTATTAAACTATAGTGAATTACTATGAAATTATTTGCACCTCTAAAgtaattctcaaatattttaatagctgttCAGGTCCTCTGTAGTGCTGGTTCATGACTCAGTCTACTATAGCTACTgaaaatgctttacattttttaTGCCTTcttgcctggggctggggagaaaTGAATGGGACAAGAATAAAAATCTGATAAGCTGGAGCAACTGATCTTCACAACCTACAAAGTGATTCAAAGTCTGCTTACAACACAGAAGAGTTATTTCAAATGCAAGCAGTGTTaacaaaaaacacaccacaaagACACAGGAGCTTTCAAAGAAGGtaaaaagtatttgctttttaatatgcACTTAAGTCACAGTATCTGTTTGGAGATCATTACACCAGGTAATGTTTTCATTGTATTCTCAAAGTATTTTacaagagcagcaggagcaggtaCTAACTAAAGGAACCCAAACCCcgtggtttcagagcaaaaataaagCCAGTGACCAACATTCTTTCCATTCATCTTTATCAATGGTTGTACAAcacatcatttttaaaaatgcaaaagccaTCACAATAAGTAAATGAAATCAAAGGAGATAtgcatttcaacatttttctggCAGTCTTTACCTGATGCCAGTAGTAAAATGCAACCATAATCCAGTAAGaccatttgaaattattttacaaattctAGATTTAGGCCATTTTCAGTGTCCTGTATCATTCTGGCAAAAAAATCtttaaggaaaaacaatcatTAAATGCAATTTCTATTAAGAGAACAGAATACATTGAAAAAGAGCAGCTATTGATCAGAACACACTGAAATGAAGACAGACCTGGTGTGCTAATGGAATTTTAGTTGAAAGCTATATATTTAAACATGTTATTCAAGTCAAAACTCAAGGAGAACTTGAGGGTAAAAAACAGCTGTTAAAGTATTAACTGTGTCTGATAGCACGTTACACAGTACACACACATACTCGCTCTTTTTGCGGTATTTATTTGCAAGGCTGTAGCACTGAGATTTCTCCTTTGGCAATAAATTATTTACTATGATACAGTGTATAGAACAATGGTGAAACATTTCTTGACAACTTGAGAGACAGATATACTGCAAAAGTCCATGtctctgaaaatgagaaatggagACAACAGCCTCCTTACATCTTCATTAGCTAGATCCCTTCTCCTCTTTGGCAGCAGAAGCCTCCATAGGAGTAGCTTCCAAATCTTTGCttgacttctctttttcttcattttcatcctCTTGAGGGTAAAGATCAGGGTATTTTTGCATGCATTCCTGCATGGCACGGAATTGGTCCACACAGTCTGACCcctttatttcttctgtgctatAGTGGAAACAAGAAAAGGCTGACTTGAACTGTTCCCCACAGGGACCACTAGCCATTCCACCCAGACACGGGCAATTCCAATTGATATCTCCACTGGGCAATATCAATCCTGAAcaaacaagagagaagaaaagttaaGCGCTCCTTCCAAAAATTGATTTCATTCAGTGAAAGCTGCTAGGCTGCAGGTGTAAGTTGAAGTATTAACAATGCCATGTTAGTTCTGTAGCTTCAAGGGTGCTAAACACCTTTCACTTTCGGGCCAGTCTGTTTCTATCTCTGATCTGTATGATCCTTTACTGGGCACAAGCAAGGTTAGTTCTATACCCATACCTGAAATAAGTCGTTCTCCCTGGACTACAGACCACTGAGAATATTCTAAGGAAACTGCAAAACAGATCTAAGTCAAGTCAATCCACTTGCTAAACTCTGTCAGGGGAACAGGCAAGCCTTAAAATCATGTCATATAAGTAATAAGAATTTAATTGCAGTATTAAGACTAGAATTCTTTTAAATCAAGTTGGAtggatgcatttttcttctttgtttaaatGAACTCTGGAATACTAATCCACAACTTTCCCCTTAAAATTTGAACTGGAAAACCAgaattacaaaaaagaaaatcagtttaattatAAGACACAGATTAAGTCACATGCCACAGAACACAAGGAATAGTGAGAGCATGCCAGCCTGTCTGGTTCCTAGAAATCAAATTGCGCTTTAGATCACAACTGAAAGTGAGCTGGGTCTCATTTTAGACTCTAAACTGAACAGCTGTAAATTTCTGCTCTGGAACATTTAAAGTCatcacagaaataattcagtGATCGAATAGCAAGGTGAAGATTTAAATGGGCATGTATTCTTTGAGACATCAACTGATTTGCACAATGAAGTTCAAGCATCAAGCCAGAGAACTCATTTCCTCTGTAAGTTTTAGAAAACCTTTTAAACAGTCAGGTGTAGAAATGTAATAGAATGGACTTGGTTGTGTGGGCTCCTAGAGCCTCTAATATATTGCTTTAAAGCAATACAACTCCAttccctttctctgctttgcACAAACATACATGTAGTTATGTTCATCTACGAAGAACAAGAGAAATACTGTGCTGTGACCCAAGCTGCTTTCTTCTCCACTTTAACAGTTTGCTCTCCTCCTCTCTAGTAGACTTGCCTAACTTAATCTCCAGGTTGAGTTTCTGCAGAAGCTAACAACATGTGCATAAACCTGAAGTTTAAGTACTTCCCATTCAGAGGCAGGTATGAAAATACCATTGTCAGAGAATAAAGTTGCATTGATTCTGATCCGAACGTGAAATTATATTTAGGGCCTGATGTAACTTGACGTTACCTAAAATACTCCCACAGAATTCAAGCCTACTTATTTTCTTTGTCCTGTGGTATCATGAAGTTCCAGACATACGTCTCACTCCCACTAGCAACCTCTTGGACACTAGGCCGCAATATCATGAATCTTGTGTACTAGTACAGCAAAAGCAGCTCAATCATATTTATTGCTATATTAAAAGGAATGAATGGAAAATTTTACTCTGATTTGCAATTCATCAATGATGTGCTCTAACTCAGTCAATGCAGTTTGGCAGAAAATTACACTGAGTCAGTCAAATCCCTGTGTTCATCAGTCTTTTCATTACAGAAAGTAACAGCCTCCTTAGCGTGATTTAGTCCACTCCACTAATACTGTCATTTTTCATAGATCATGCTTTATTCAGCAAGATAGTTTTGTAAAATATCTGTAATAATCACTGTACTGAGAAGTTATACCTAGTACAGCACATCATGGCATCTCTAGCtgcctggaagaaaagcagaact is from Harpia harpyja isolate bHarHar1 chromosome Z, bHarHar1 primary haplotype, whole genome shotgun sequence and encodes:
- the CHCHD4 gene encoding mitochondrial intermembrane space import and assembly protein 40, whose product is MSYCRQEGKDRIIFATKEDHETPSSAELVADDPDDPYEEQGLILPSGDINWNCPCLGGMASGPCGEQFKSAFSCFHYSTEEIKGSDCVDQFRAMQECMQKYPDLYPQEDENEEKEKSSKDLEATPMEASAAKEEKGSS